One Hevea brasiliensis isolate MT/VB/25A 57/8 chromosome 6, ASM3005281v1, whole genome shotgun sequence genomic window, GAAACATTAGATTTACATAGTCCTTGTCTTGAATAATAGTGAAGCCtccaatattttattattatgtcAAATTTTAGAAGGAACATGACAAAGTATAGTATAAAATGATCAAATACGATGTTGTTTTATTAATATATGATAAATTACATGACCTTGCCCTTATTTCAGAACATATCATTTATaaacatattttttatttttcttattccaAGTCATGCACTTCCAATCCAATCTTCTTGGCAATAAATTACATTGGTTTTCCTCTTATCCCTCCCAGCCTTGTCACCATATCTTTCCAGCTTCAGAATTGGAAATAGGAGCTTAATTTATAGGCTTGAAACCTTTTTGTCTTTGATGAGTACACAGATGTCATGAAAATCCTGTCGATTTTCCCATTGCAAGCAAAAGTGATTGTGATGTCCATTGATCAAGTTGTAATCAATGGTAGGGACTAATAGaaggaattcaagaaattgaTTGTGATGATTCCTTTAATGGAACTATCAAATCTCTTTAGATGATGAGTGATTAAGGAATTGCTTAGTTGCTGCAATGCATTTCCAGAGCTTGCCAAATGCTTATCATTTTTCCAGTTGCTTATAAATAGTGGCCTTGAGTGGTGAAGTTGAATCGCCCAAGTGAAGTAGTTTAGAGTGAGAGAGGAGATTATGGCAAGCAACAGAGATATGAAGATTTAGCAAATTAGTCTTTAGACATCTAACTAGTATTGCTAACCTATATTTGAAGCTATGCCTTGGAATCAAATTAGAACTATACAACAATTTATATCTGCCCAGTCTTACTATGAAACAAAGAAGCTCTTACTAATGAGCTGTATATGCTTGTCTTCAGTTAAATCAAGAACTTCTCTTTTGTTTTCTCCTGATTTTTTTCCCCTGGCCTGTACTTATACATTGGCTATCAGTTTGATCCTGAAGCCAGTCCTCATGGTATAGCTCTcctgtgagaaaaaaaaaaaaaaaaaaaaagaaccacaTTGAAATTGGAAAACTATGCAAGTTACTAATAAAAACAGAAATGGGTATTGGAGAAATTTCACATTTGATTTTGTAAGTCATTTTCCAGGACATTGCAACCGAAGGCATAGTACTTGGTGGAAACAGAGTACATTGATATCTGTGCTTTCTCTTCCCTGCACCACATACGCCAAAATTAATTTCTGGTTTATTAATTAGCAATCTCTATCCAATTTGCTTTTGGCTGATTGTGAATACAGCCAATACTCGTTGTCTTTGTGCTATAAGTGTTACGAGCACCCGCAGACAGCAGTGATGCTCTATCTACTTACGAAAGGAGCATGGACCCGTTATGGCACTTGAAAATCTTTCAAGGGCTTCAGCCTTCACATTTCAGAATTATACACACTAATTAATTACTATCCTAGTATCCTAGAGCCATTCTAAATGGCACGTATAAGCTCCTTTTTAATGGAATAATTAACATGTACAAGATCAttctaaaaaaacaaaaaattactTATGAAAGAGATATGCGTCACTAAGCAAGCCAGATAACCAAGCCTACTAACATCACTCTACTTAATGGGTACATCAAGTTACAAAATTTGACATCCATGTTTTCAAataaatctattttttttttacaacatTATGGTAAAATCATAACAATTTTAAACGAATCTTTATTTCTATATAATCCATATTTACACACATACTTCACAATTGGCTTCACAACCGATGAGAGATCTTAAAGGAACAGTCATCCACTCACActgttttaatttattattttaatttaaatatttatcatcaatctcataaatagttggtaATTTTCAATATTAAAACACCAACACGTTTTTgctaacaaagaaaaaaaattccctTAAAAAAAGAATAGAAATAACTTGAAAAAGACCAATAAaatattgtaatatatatatatatatatatatatatatatatatatatatatatatatatatatatatatatatatattccattaACGATAAAACAAAAACTACTACTAATGAACTTTTCATTGGCTACACTCCAGACATACGAGATAATTATTTGATGATTCATCTGCTTAGTGATAAAACCCTGACAAGGGGGAAACAAACGGGAAAATGAAACCAAACAAAAATCACAGAGAGTAAACATGGGATGGGAGACGAGGTTCAGCAACAACAAGAAGTGGGAATTTTCTTGGGGTTGAAAGCCCAAAAATTTCCTCCATGTTTAAGTCCTCTTTCTTCATGTCTCCTGGCAATTTCCACTTAAACCCATGCAAAAGATTTGCTAAACTTGTTTGAATCACCTTGATTCCTAGAGGATACCCAGGGCACATTCTCCTTCCAGCACCAAATGGCAATAGCTCAAAATCATGCCCTTTAACATCAATTCCTTTACCAAGGAACCTTTCAGGGCAAAACTCATTAGGGTTATCCCAAATGCTAGGGTCCCTCCCTATAGTCCACACGTTGACAAGGATACGAGTGCCTTCAAGAATGTCATAACCAGCTATTTTGGCATCTTCACGACAGAGTCTTGGAACCAACATAGGTGCCACAGGGTGCAAACGCATAGTCTCCTTAGCAATTGCATCAATAAATGGTAAATTAACAATGTCTTTCTCTTCTACCCATCTTTCTCTTCCAATCACCCTGTCTAGCTCTTCTGTTGCCTTCTCAAAAATCTCTGGCTTTCTCAAGAGCTCGGAAAGTGCCCACTCTACTGTTACTGCCGAGCTCTCTGTTCCTCCAGCGATCAAGTCCTGATGACGAgttaaacaaaatttaaaaaggaaaaaaaaattaagaatttaatgaATGGACTGAAAtattatattttgttttatttatacTATTTAATCCATTATTTAGTAATTGAATTAGTGTGATGATCCCATCTAATTGATATTATGGAATGGTGGGTCATGACCATTATTACTGTCATtgtggataataataataataataataataataatcataccTGTGTGAATCCCTTGACTCCATTTCTTTCAAGCTTAACCTCAAGAGTAGGATCATCAGCGAGCTGCAGAAGAACATCCACCATATCTTTGGCCACATAATTCTCAACCCCTTTTCTCCTCGCATCATGTTCATCCAAAACATGCTCCAAGAACCTGTTAAATTTTTTGTTCAAAGTTTTCATTCTCTTTATATACCCCTGTAAATCCAAAAAAGCAAGCCAAGGGATCGAATCCCCTATATCCAACACCCCATTAAGCAAGAAAAGCTCATCCAGCATCTCCTTGAACTCCTCCGGCGTCACAATCTCATTTTCACCTTCGATCTTCACTGTGTACTTCTTTCCCAACACCATTCGGCTTATCACGTTCAGACTAAGATCTGAGAGATGATCTTTCACGTTAATGGGGTTGCCAATCGACGAGAACAAGTTTCTAAGGAGTGATCTTAGCTCTTCTGCACGTATATACTCGTATGATTCTAGGCGTTTTGCACTGAAAAGCTCCATTACGCAGATTTTACGTGCTTGTCGCCAATAGGGTCCATAGGGTGACCATGTGATGTCTTTGTAATTATAGGTTGTGTATTTGCCGGCGGCGGTTTTTGGCCGGCCGACGAAGCTGAGATCATGGGTTTTAAGGatggttttggccatttcaacGGAGGAGCCTACAACCACCGGGAAAGACCCGAATTTGAGTTGCATAAGGGGCCCATATTTTTGAGAGAGGGAGTGGAGGGAGCGGTGGGGGAGTGAGCCTATAAGATGGAGGTTTCCGATTATGGGCCAAGATTTTGGACCTGGTGGCAGGTTAAATTTACTGCTGCGGAGACGGCGGGAGAGGAGGATCAAAGCTACGGTGGCAACCCAGGCAGCAGCGTAGGCAACCCAAACAGGAGTTTCCATTTCTTGGTTTCTTGTTGTGATTGAATAGGTGGGACTTGGAATGACTGGAAACCGAAGTGGTGACTGATACTTATAGAGGAAAACAGTGTCAACTGTTAACGCAGAAAGACTCTACGTGTGAACacgaatttattataattaaatgtgAGAATATTGACAGAATAATTAGATTCCATCTaatatgaatttgagtatatatacaaataaattcaataattttaaaattaaccaTCTATAATGCAATCtactatataaaattaattaaaaatatataaataaaataatgcataaatttttaatataaatattgaatttaataataataatttgtttGTAATTATTAAGGACTCATCTCCCGACATGATTGGGTGGAACTTTCCATGCC contains:
- the LOC110664574 gene encoding trimethyltridecatetraene synthase; the protein is METPVWVAYAAAWVATVALILLSRRLRSSKFNLPPGPKSWPIIGNLHLIGSLPHRSLHSLSQKYGPLMQLKFGSFPVVVGSSVEMAKTILKTHDLSFVGRPKTAAGKYTTYNYKDITWSPYGPYWRQARKICVMELFSAKRLESYEYIRAEELRSLLRNLFSSIGNPINVKDHLSDLSLNVISRMVLGKKYTVKIEGENEIVTPEEFKEMLDELFLLNGVLDIGDSIPWLAFLDLQGYIKRMKTLNKKFNRFLEHVLDEHDARRKGVENYVAKDMVDVLLQLADDPTLEVKLERNGVKGFTQDLIAGGTESSAVTVEWALSELLRKPEIFEKATEELDRVIGRERWVEEKDIVNLPFIDAIAKETMRLHPVAPMLVPRLCREDAKIAGYDILEGTRILVNVWTIGRDPSIWDNPNEFCPERFLGKGIDVKGHDFELLPFGAGRRMCPGYPLGIKVIQTSLANLLHGFKWKLPGDMKKEDLNMEEIFGLSTPRKFPLLVVAEPRLPSHVYSL